In Propionispora hippei DSM 15287, the DNA window TACCGGGCGGTGACCATCAGTTGCACGCTTTTTACCGGGAAACGACAGCGGCCATATTGAAATGGATAAAATCGCTGCAATGAAGCATACTAGAAAAGCGCCCTAAACGGTAGTTGCAGGGCGCTTTTTTTAGCTATTGACTGGCTTAAGCTTTTAGCAAGCCTGGAGAAATGCTGATTTAATGAGCTTGCCAGTGGGGCGGGAGCTGTTTTCGGCTGGTAATCAAGCTTAACTTAGAGAATAGTTAAGTTCTTCAAGATCTACGATGCCGCCAGACGGCAAAAGTTTCGCCGGAATACCGCGTGAATAAATCAGCGTTCCCTCAAGGCAGTCGGCAGTAATGGCCGTCCGTTAGAGTTTAGGGCTGACCGGTCTTTTAAAAGGAGTGTATGCCGCGTGGATTTATCGAATAATATGCTGGCTTTGCTGCTGGCGCTTTTATCGGGCATATTTATGGCCATTCAAGGTTCGCTGAACGCGGTGCTGAGCAAGGTCATCGGTCTTATTGAAACCACTTTTGTCGTGCATTTCATTGGTACGGTCATTTTACTGCTACTCCTGTTTGTCTTTAAAATGGGCAAAGGCAGTCTGGCGGCCATGCCGGAAGCACCCTGGTATGTATACCTGGGTGGCGTGATCAGTGTGTTCATTATCTATCTGGTGGCTGCCAGCATACCCAAAGTCGGCATGGCTAACGCAACGACGGCCATTATCGTCGGACAGGTGCTGACGGCCATTATTATTGATCATTTCGGCGGCTTTGGCCTGGAGCCTATGGCCTGGGAATGGAATGACCTGGCCGGCCTGTTTTTGCTGGCTGTGGGCGCCTATCTGTTACTAAAATAGCGGTGATATCATAGATGGACTAAGCATTCGGTAAAGCGTGAATATTTTGCCGGTCATGCGGGTTAAATTGAATGGTTGATTAAAAGCCAATAGGGTATCGAATGCTATATTGAGGTAAAAAGACGAAGCAAAAAAAGCCACAAAAGCAATAAGCTTTGTGGCTTTTATATTTTAATATGGTGGGGTTAAA includes these proteins:
- a CDS encoding DMT family transporter gives rise to the protein MDLSNNMLALLLALLSGIFMAIQGSLNAVLSKVIGLIETTFVVHFIGTVILLLLLFVFKMGKGSLAAMPEAPWYVYLGGVISVFIIYLVAASIPKVGMANATTAIIVGQVLTAIIIDHFGGFGLEPMAWEWNDLAGLFLLAVGAYLLLK